In Acanthopagrus latus isolate v.2019 chromosome 6, fAcaLat1.1, whole genome shotgun sequence, the genomic window ataaagcaggaaaagaaCAACCATGACACCCTGAAGTTCtgtttacttttaaaatgtaagaaaacagctgaatgaaGCTGATGAATTGTTCACTACGATGGATTTATTGTTCTAAAATAACCCAAAAGCTGCTGGAAGTTTTTGGGAAGTACACATTATCTGTTGTTAATGGgctaaaacatacaaaaacattgATCCATTGTTATTTCTGCTGATCTTCGTACTGTTACAGGAGACATATTTCATCTAATCGACCTTAAAATAACCTCAAAAAGTCTGTGGGGTTATGATGTCATCACGTAACACTGATGTCATGGATCTGAGGCTTTAGGCGGTGGGGAAGATCAGGAAGCCGGTGAAGATGTGGCTGGTGCTGCTCTGGCTCGTGACGATGCTGTTGTACCTGGTCGCCTCCACTGACACCGTGTCTCCGACCTCCAGGTTCAGCACCGCCGAGCCGGAGGTGACCAGGAAACCTTCGGACGTGTCACACATCGTCATGTGACCGTCGCTGCCCTTCATCAGCCGCAGACACACCTGGAAGAAGACAACAGACGCAGCGAGGAGCGAAGATGTCAGTAGTTCAGTGCAGACGTCGATCAGTCCGAGTGTATCTCACAGCTCGTGTCTAAACGTGTTTCAGGACAATCGTAACCAGTCAGAAGTTTcatcatgcaaaaaaaagatattgtgCAAGAGTCTCAGAGTATCGAGTGCTGGTTATTGAGATCAAACTCACTCTGCTCCGCGCTGAAACGTGGTAACTGAAGAAATAGATCCCTTTGACGACACACGTGAATGTTCCGTTTGTCAGCGATTCACCTTGAAACTGTTGATCCAGGTCGGGCAGGATCGGACTGTGGGAAGAAACAGGAACAGACTGTGAGTGTCTCTTACGTAGCTCCGAATGTTAGATACAATACAGAAGTACTTAAGATTATAAACCAAGTTTTCTGGGGCTTTAATGCTGCAACAAAACTTGATTAATCCTGTCGTGTCCTGTTATAtgttgtgtctcagttcaggtctgcatccttcaggGGAGCATCTGAAGGACGATTATGTCACAACGTCATGCGAAGGtgtgctccttcttttccctgtttctggaggatgtaTTGTTACgatccttcatggcctcacatattCCAAGATTCTTTGAGCGccgaaaaagaagaatgaagtagagaaaatggcgacatcacgtggcgtagatcgtcactttcgtgggcctgggcggcagaaatcatgacgtaaggataaaacatctggtgacacaaccaggaaacgCTCCAGAGGCTCGACCGccacatttaacaacggctgccgaggttaacaaggtctctgaaggactcgccttcaaacaccacagagaccgagtccttcagaggacgcagaccctgaactgagacacagccacaGTCAAACATCTTGTCTTCCTGTTGACTTCCTCATTAGTTTTCAGCTCTCTGACCGTCGCAGCACTGACCTGTTGAAGACCATGGCAGTGTCGACCTCTGGTACTTGAGATATCATCCGTTTGTAGGAGAAGAAGGATTTCTGTTGGTTTGAGGGACTGAAGGCTCTCCCCTTCTCCCCGGGCCGGCCTCTTTCCCCCGGGCGCCCCGGTAGACCCATGTCACCCTTCATCCCGGGCCGTCCCGGGGGGCCCATCGGACCCGGTTCCCCCTTCTGGCCCCTGATAGGCTGACCGTCCTCACCTGCTCACACAGAGGAACACCCACTACATGTGACCAGGAAGTCAGAGTGAACCGACACCGAGATTAAACatctggttttattttactgtaaactgaatgtgaacaatctttttgtaataaataaataaacatgtacatCAAGTTCTCCCTGCAAACCTGCAAACTGAAAGATGGAAATGTTCTTTAATTTGTCTATTtataaaaacttttttgtgtCTAACCAGGCGGAAAATGACGATCCATTTTCTAagttttaaattcttttttcatgtgtgaaatgttttttcagtggTATTTAGAGTAGGAAAAAGTTCATACTTTAAACTGAGTGAACATTTTATCTTTTCACGAgaatctttttttatgtgtcGAGAAAGTAACAGACTGAAAAAGAAGGTGGGCAAGTagatttttcatgtgtgaaagcaagtggaaaaatcttttttcaggacaatcttttttttcatgtgttgagccgagtggaaaaaaatgggttagttttgtttagttttggttgtttttttttttctatgtgtgAAACTACAGAAACCCTGTGGGCCAActcagattttttcttttgtggtgcaaaattattttttttactataagttttttttcatgtgtgaaaaaaatgctttcacaaaaatattctttttcagtttggaatggaatgaaaaaaaaaacattttcaggatttttttgtgtgtgaaactaCAAAAAGAGCTTCTGTGATAAGagatttcttttcttaatttctACATGTGTGTAACAGAGTGGGACAAATTGtgggcaagaaaaaaaaaatattttcctatTCCTAATTGTTCCTCAGggcctctgtaaaaaaaaaattttcaaGAGAGTTTTTAAACTATTttctgtgacacaaaaaaattaaatgtttaactttCTTACTTTCCCTTCAGCGCTTCAGTATTTTATTAATATGACCTTTAATTTAATAATCAAGCGCTAAATCCAACTGCAGGCAGATTTACATGTTCTCAAATCAGAAATGTTGAAGAAACACgagaacaaaacatttctaacGTATCTGACGTCTTCACGTCCAACATGAGCTCACCTGggtctcccttctctcccttgGGGCCGTCCATCCCGTTGAGCCCGTGGGTGCCGGGTATCCCAGGAATCCCCGGAGCGCCACAGGACTGTGAGCCGACCGGGCCGACGTGGACCAGAAGGAGAAACACTGCAGTACTGCAGCTCAGCCACCAGGGCGCCTGAACAACACAGATGACTCGGAGTTAAACTCTCTGCTGAGGACCAGCTGAGACCAGCTGTCTGATCTATGGAGGGTTTCCCTTCTGCTAACTCACTTTGGATTAAAGGTTGA contains:
- the c1qb gene encoding complement C1q subcomponent subunit B, with translation MAPWWLSCSTAVFLLLVHVGPVGSQSCGAPGIPGIPGTHGLNGMDGPKGEKGDPGEDGQPIRGQKGEPGPMGPPGRPGMKGDMGLPGRPGERGRPGEKGRAFSPSNQQKSFFSYKRMISQVPEVDTAMVFNSPILPDLDQQFQGESLTNGTFTCVVKGIYFFSYHVSARSRVCLRLMKGSDGHMTMCDTSEGFLVTSGSAVLNLEVGDTVSVEATRYNSIVTSQSSTSHIFTGFLIFPTA